A stretch of the Dechloromonas sp. TW-R-39-2 genome encodes the following:
- a CDS encoding O-antigen ligase: MTEQPVFSLRHGGLLLLVFGLLLFVLPVPGTIALRHSLLAVLLLVLALRYRDQWPVAARSASAPLLALGALSAWLLIQAFFISPETAWAWREMKSQWWPAILAFVGGIVLACTVRSASKLVAFSVLALLAQTIFALLACFPDFLAQGQFPQAATRWTAGKLEISYANNLLLAFLAVELVFLALYRRAVSHLPLWLLLSGVALVIVSNLAFGARNGIIGSVLMLVSLSLVVFWRERRCLCSRRVTAGILICVALVGVIGWISYRSDMRWQKLAETAAVGWDIDGSKAWLDRTKHEYPVLQNGEPIDPSAYVRIAWMHAGLRLAMENPLGVGYGRNAFGHALRQHAETPLGHAHSGIVDLTIAAGIPGLILWLAFIGICLRTGWRRYRDQRDPRGLILFFVTAGFLGRMLLDSINRDHMLVMFFLLLGTLLPVLSDNDPKGKVNE; encoded by the coding sequence ATGACTGAGCAACCCGTCTTTTCCCTGCGCCATGGAGGTCTGCTCCTGCTGGTTTTCGGGCTCTTGCTGTTTGTCCTGCCGGTGCCGGGAACGATCGCCTTACGTCATTCGCTGCTTGCCGTTCTGCTGCTTGTTCTGGCGCTGCGCTACCGCGACCAGTGGCCTGTGGCTGCCCGCTCGGCGAGTGCTCCGCTGCTGGCGCTTGGCGCGTTGTCTGCCTGGTTGTTGATTCAGGCATTCTTCATCTCCCCCGAAACAGCCTGGGCCTGGCGCGAAATGAAAAGCCAGTGGTGGCCGGCCATCCTGGCTTTTGTCGGCGGTATCGTGCTGGCTTGCACGGTGCGCAGCGCGAGCAAGCTGGTCGCTTTTTCGGTCCTCGCACTACTGGCCCAAACCATTTTTGCCCTGCTGGCCTGCTTCCCGGATTTTCTGGCACAAGGCCAATTTCCTCAGGCGGCAACCCGGTGGACCGCTGGGAAGCTCGAAATCAGCTATGCCAATAATCTGTTGCTGGCTTTTCTGGCGGTTGAGCTTGTTTTTCTTGCCTTGTACCGACGTGCCGTCAGTCACTTGCCGCTCTGGCTCTTGCTGAGCGGTGTTGCGCTGGTCATTGTTTCCAACCTCGCATTTGGTGCGCGCAACGGGATCATCGGCAGTGTCTTGATGCTTGTTTCCCTGTCTTTGGTGGTTTTCTGGCGTGAGCGTCGCTGTTTGTGTTCGCGCCGGGTTACGGCTGGCATACTGATTTGCGTTGCACTGGTCGGGGTGATCGGCTGGATCAGCTACCGCTCTGATATGCGCTGGCAAAAGCTGGCTGAAACCGCTGCCGTTGGCTGGGATATCGATGGCAGCAAGGCCTGGCTGGACAGAACAAAGCACGAGTATCCGGTGTTGCAGAATGGCGAGCCGATAGATCCTTCCGCCTATGTTCGTATCGCCTGGATGCATGCCGGCTTGCGGCTGGCGATGGAAAATCCGCTCGGCGTTGGTTATGGGCGCAATGCTTTCGGCCACGCTCTCCGGCAACATGCCGAAACCCCGCTTGGACATGCGCATAGCGGTATTGTCGATCTGACCATCGCCGCCGGGATTCCAGGATTGATTCTCTGGCTGGCATTCATCGGGATCTGTTTGCGTACAGGATGGCGACGCTACCGGGATCAGCGCGACCCGCGCGGCCTGATCCTGTTTTTCGTGACAGCCGGCTTTCTCGGTCGCATGTTGCTCGACAGCATCAATCGAGATCACATGCTGGTGATGTTCTTCCTGCTGCTTGGTACCCTGTTGCCTGTCCTGTCAGACAATGACCCAAAAGGAAAAGTGAATGAATGA
- a CDS encoding glycosyltransferase family 9 protein, protein MNEGPKAAMKILVIRRDNIGDLICTTPLFEAIRRQYPQAYIAALVNSYNAPAIEGNPHLDAIFAYTKGKHAAGESVWQAYFRRAKLLWQLRRMKFDYVVLATSGFAVRALKLARMLAPKHIVGFVTEQASSDSIDQAIAHADGAQLHETQDMFRLLAPVGISGEIPGLTVVPDPRLANHLREQLPEAVRQGSGPLLALHISARKEKQRWPVEHFVELARQLHARHAARFLVFWSPGDENNPFHPGDDGKAAKLLAALADLPVAPVHTAHLSELIAGLSLCDAAVLSDGGGMHVAAGLGKPLVCFFGNSPAARWHPWGVPYQLLQNESRDVRTITPDEALMAFERLLPAVATHK, encoded by the coding sequence ATGAATGAAGGGCCGAAGGCGGCGATGAAGATTCTCGTCATCCGGCGCGACAACATCGGCGACCTGATTTGCACGACGCCGTTGTTCGAAGCCATTCGCCGGCAGTACCCGCAGGCTTACATTGCCGCCCTGGTCAATAGCTACAACGCACCGGCGATCGAGGGCAATCCCCACCTCGATGCCATCTTTGCCTACACCAAGGGCAAGCACGCAGCCGGCGAATCGGTCTGGCAGGCTTATTTCCGGCGCGCCAAACTGCTCTGGCAACTGCGCCGGATGAAGTTCGATTACGTCGTGCTGGCAACCAGCGGGTTTGCCGTACGGGCGCTGAAACTGGCCCGGATGCTGGCGCCGAAGCATATCGTCGGTTTCGTCACCGAACAGGCGTCTTCCGACTCGATTGATCAGGCCATTGCACATGCCGATGGTGCGCAATTGCATGAAACCCAGGACATGTTCCGCCTGCTGGCGCCGGTCGGCATTTCGGGTGAAATTCCCGGGTTGACCGTGGTGCCCGATCCCCGGCTCGCCAACCATCTGCGCGAGCAGTTGCCGGAGGCGGTGCGCCAGGGGAGTGGGCCGCTGCTTGCCCTGCATATCAGCGCACGCAAGGAAAAACAGCGTTGGCCGGTCGAACATTTTGTCGAGTTGGCGCGTCAGCTGCATGCCCGGCATGCAGCACGGTTTCTGGTTTTCTGGTCGCCGGGTGACGAAAACAATCCCTTTCACCCCGGCGATGATGGCAAGGCGGCCAAACTGTTGGCCGCGCTGGCCGACTTGCCGGTGGCGCCCGTACATACAGCCCATCTTTCCGAGCTGATTGCCGGTTTATCCCTGTGCGATGCTGCCGTTCTTTCCGATGGCGGCGGGATGCATGTCGCCGCCGGCCTGGGCAAACCGCTGGTCTGCTTCTTCGGCAATTCGCCGGCCGCTCGCTGGCATCCCTGGGGTGTGCCTTACCAACTGCTGCAAAACGAGTCACGCGATGTGCGGACGATTACGCCGGATGAGGCGCTGATGGCTTTTGAACGACTGCTGCCAGCCGTCGCCACTCATAAATAG